The genomic segment CCGTACGGGTCGACACTCCCGACCAACGACGACGACTGGAACGGCGACGCGATCGACCAGCTCACGCTTTTCCTGGACGACGCGATCGCGATGCTGCCGCAACTGCGTGACCTGTACGCGGAGGACCGCCCCGACCTGTTCCTGTACGACATCGCCGGCGCCCCGGCGCGACTGCTGGGCGAGCGGTGGGGCCTTCCCGCCGTCCAGCTCTCCCCCACGTACGTCGCCTGGGACGGCTACGAGCAGGAGATGGCCCCGATGCTCGACGGCATGCGGGCCGACCCGCGCGGCGCCGCCTACTACGAGCGGTTCGCCCGGTGGCTGGCCGCCGAGGGTTCGTCCACCCGGGACAGCCTGGCGTTCCAGGGCCGCCCCGCGCGCGGCCTGGTGCTCATCCCCCGCGCCCTGCAACCGAACGCCGACCGGGTCGACGCGGGCGTCTTCGACTTCGTCGGGCCGGTCCTCGGCGACCGCTCCGCCCGGGGCACGTGGACCCGGCCCACCGCCGCCGGGAAGGTGCTGCTCGTCTCGCTGGGCTCGGCCTTCACCAACCACCCGGACTTCTACCGTCGCTGCGTCGAGGCGTTCGGCGCCCTGCCCGGCTGGCACACCGTGCTGCAGATCGGCGACCGTGTCGACCCGGCCCACCTGGGTGCGGTGCCCGCCTCGGTCGAGGTCCGCTCATGGGTCCCGCAACTGGCGATCCTGGAACAGGCGGACGCCTTCCTGACCCACGCGGGCATGGGCGGCTGCAGCGAGGGCCTCTCCTGCGGCGTCCCCATGATCACCGCGCCGCAGGCGGCCGACCAGTTCCAGAACGCCGAGCAGCTGAGCACCCTGGGCGTCGCCCGCACGATCGACCTGGCCACGGTGACCCCCGCCGAGCTGCGCGAGCACCTGCTGACCCTGACCGCCGACCCGGCCGTACGGACCCGCTGCGCCGAGATCGAAGCGCAGGTCCGCGCCGAGGGTGGAGCCGGCCGGGCGGCCGACCTGATCGAGGAGGTCGTGGCCACCGCCTTGTAGTGTGTTTGCACACGCGCCGAGGCGACCGGGGTCGTGCCGAGGGGCGGATCTCGCCGAAGGACCTCGGGCTGTGGAACGACGAGCAGCGCGACGCGCTCGCCCCGATCGTGCGCTTCATGCGTGCCCAGGGTGCGGTCGCGGGCACCCAGCTGGCCCACGCCGGGCGCAAGGCCGGGGCCTGGCCCGAGTGGGGCACGGGCCGCACCGACGGCAGCATCCCGCTCGACGAGGGCGGCTGGGAGACCGTCGCCCCGTCCGCCGTCGCGTTCCCCGGCCTGCGGGTCCCGCGCGAACTCGACCAGCCCGGCATCGACGGGATCGTCGGCGCCTTCGCCGCGGCCGCCCGGCGTGCCGTCGACGCCGGCTTCGAGCTGCTCGAGGTGCACGGCGCCCATGGTTATCCGGTGCACGAGTTCCTGTCGCCGCTGAGCAACCAGCGCACCGACGGCTACGGCGGCCCGCTGGAGAACCGGGCCCGGCTGCTCCTCGACATCGTCGACGCGATCCGGCACGAGGTGGGCGAGTCAGTCGTGCTGGCGGTGCGGCTGTCGGCGACCGACCGGGTCGAGGGCGGCGTGACGTCCGACGAGACCGTGCAGGTGGCCTCGTGGCTCGGCGAGCACGGCGTCGACCTCGTCGACGTCTCCACGGGCGGCAACGCCCCGGCCACGATCCCGGCCGGCCCGGGCTATCAGGTGCCGTTCGCCACGGCGATCCGCGCCGGCAGCAAGCTCCCGGCCGGCGCGGTCGGTCTCATCACCGAGGCCCGGCAGGCCGAGCACATCCTGCTCACCGAGCAGGCCGACGTGGTGCTGGTCGGCCGCGAGATGCTGCGCGACCCCAACTTCCCCATCCACGCGGCCCGGGCCGCCGGCTTCCCCACGCCTCCCGTCCCCGCGCCCTACCGCCGCGGCTTCCGCTAGACCACCGCGGCTTGGAAGAGCTTCGCGAGGCCTTGCAGTTCGGGCACGTCCTCGGCCTCGCCGAGCAGCCGCTCGAGCACGCGATCGTGGGTGGGCCGGGACTCCTCCAGCAGGCTCTGCCCGGCCTCGGTCAGCTCGGTGTAGATGCCACGCCGGTCGTCGGCGCACAGGATGCGCCGGAGCAGGCCCCGTCCTCCAGGCGGTTCACGAGGCGGGTGGTCGCGCTGCCCGACAGCGCGGCCGCGCGGGCCAGCTGCTGCATGCGCATGTGCCAGCCGTCCTGGCGGTTGAGCGCGTCCAGCACCGTGTATTCGACCACGGACAGCTGATGCTCGGCCTGCAACTCCCGCTCCAGGGCCGACTCGATGAAGCCGTGCAGTGCCGCGAGGCGGCGCCACCCCTGCGCCCGCACCTCGACCGCGTCGTCAGAAGTCGCCATCGCGCTTCGCCGCGCCGTACGCCGGCGCGGCCAACCCATTGATGCAGATGGCTAGACTGCCGTTGGTGATCAATTCCTTGGGCCAGGCGGTGGTTTCAGCGTGCGCGACCTATCTGGAGATTGCGGACCGGCACGCGCCGGGCCTCGTGGAGGGTTTGTACCTGCAAGGCTCGATCGCGTTGGGCGATTACCGGGCTGGTGTCAGTGACATCGACTTCGTCGCCGTCACGAGCTCGACGCCGGACCCCGGCCGGGTGCGCGCTATCCACGAGCAGCTGCGGCGGCATGGTCGCAAGCCGTTCTTCGACGGTCTCTACGTCAGCCGCGATGAACTGCGGTCGGACCCCGCGACGCTGCCGGGCGGCATCGCGGTCCACGAGTGGCGGGTCAAGACCGCGTCGCCGTTCGAGCGCAACCTCGTCACGTGGCACGTGCTGGCCCAAGCCGGCGTGGCGGTGCGTGGCCCGGCGGTGGGCCAACTCGACATCTACACCGACTGGCAGGCGTTGGCCCAGGCCACCCGGCACAACCTCGACGAGTTCTGGGCGCCCTGGGCTACCCGAGCGGCCCGGTCCCCGGCCGGCTTGACGGCATGGGGCACCACCTGGGGCGTCCTCGGCGTCGCCCGATTGCGGCACACACTTGCCGCCGCGCGGATCACCACGAAGACGGAAGCCGCCGCCTACGCCACGGCCACGTATGACCAGCGGTGGCACCGCATCATTCAGGAGGCGTTACGCATCCGGGTCGGCGGTCCGCCGGTGTATCGCAACCCGTTGCGCCGCCGCGCAGACATGCTCGGGTTCATGCGTGAGGCGCTGCGCGGCTGAGCGAGGACCTCGGCTGCTGATCTTGTTGGCTTCCCCGATATACCGATCAACTGTATATTGGCGGCCATGGCGAGCATGCGGCGACCGAGCTTTCTGATCCTGTCGGCGCTCGCTCCGGCCCCGCTGCACGGCTATGCGGTGATCAAGGAAGTGGCACGGCTGTCGGAGGACCAGGTGCGCCTCGCCGCCGGCACGTTGTACGCGGCGCTCGACCGGCTCACCGCCGAGGGTCTCGTCGAGGTCGACCGTGAGGAGACCGTCGACGGCAGGCTCCGCCGCTACTACCGGCTGACCGGGCAGGGCATCGCCGCGCTGGCCGCCGAGGCCGAGCAGATGCGCCGCGACGCGCGGATGGTCACCCGGCAGTTGAGCGGAGCCCGTCCCGCCGGCGCTCCCCGCCCGGCCTGATCCGGCCCCGGAAGGGATCACCATGCCCGACGACCTCCGCACCGTGCGCCTGGCCCGCAGATATCGCCGGTGGCTGACGGCCTATCCCCGGGCGTATCGGCGCGAGCGCGGCCCGGAGATCCTGGCGACGCTGCTCGACGCCGCCGATCCGGGCCGATCACGGCCGGCCGCGCGCGAGGCCGCGCTGCTGGTGCGGCACGGCCTCGGCCGGCGTGTCGCCGAGTTCGGGCGCCGGGCGTTCGTGGTCGCGGCGTTCGCGGCCGTCCTGGGCGGGCTGAGCGGGATCGCGCTCGGCTCGTGGCTGGCCTGGCGCGAGGTGGACCCGATGGCGCCGGACCAGGCCACGGCGATCGCCCTCGCGCCCACGGTCCTGCCGGTCCCCTTCGACGACCGGGCCGAGCAGTACGGGCGGCACACGTTCTGGAACCCGTACAGCAAGAACAGCTGGCACGGCGGCACCGGCGTGCGGGCCGGCCGGACCAGTGTGACCGCCAGCATGCCCCCGCGAACCGGCGTGGAGCAGGTCGCCGCCGCCGTCACCCGGCAGATGCGCGCCCACGGCTGGCAGGACGTGCGAACCACCGGGCCACGCGATGATCCGCAAGCGGTCGCCGAGGTGACCGGCACCCGCGCCGGCTATCTGGCCGCGGTGCAGATCAGCGATCACTACCCGACCGGTCTGAACCTCGACCTGATGTGGGCCGAGCCGCCCGGCCACCGGCGCGACACCGTCCTCGGCGGCCTGGCCGGCGCTCTGCTCGGCGCCCTGCTCGGGCTCCACAGCTCGAAACGCATGCGCCGCTACGGGCCCGGCCGGCAGCGGGCGTACTCCCGGCTCTGCGTGGCCACGCTGCTGATGCTCGCCCCGGCCGGCCTGGGCACCATCCCCACCACGACCGGCTCCCTGCTGGCCAACACTCATCGCAACGGCCACGGTCCCTCGGTGTACTGGGGTGGTTTCGTGTTCCTCGGAGCTCAGCCGCTCGCCATCCTGTCCCTGCTCCCGATCCTCGCGATCGTCGTCTGCTGCTTCTGGCCGCAGCGAGCCACCGTCCGCACACCCACCACTGTCTGAACGCAAGCGGCCGGCCGGTGAAGGCCCCACCGGCCGGCCGCTTTCCCCCGATCCCTCACCGCGGGGTGCCGGGTCTCAGGCGGACGGTTCGCCGCCCTGGCAGTGACGCCAGAGCCAGCGGCCGTTCACCTGCTCCACCAGACCCGACACCCGGTAGGGGAAGTTCTCTTCGACGCCGCCGTCGGGGTGGGCGGTGCCGGTTGCCTCGGCGAAGACGTATGCGTGGTCGCCGAGATCGTGGACGACGACGTCGCCGGCCTTCCACGAGTAGGCCTCGGGGCGGCGGAGGACCTTGCCCAGCAGAGCTGTCAGGGCGGCGCGGCCGGCGGCGGTCTCGGTGAGTTCCGAGCCGGCGTAGCCGACATCGTCGCCCGGAGTGAAGCAGGCCAAAGCCGCGTCGAGGTCGCGGGCGGCGAAGGCCTCACTCAGGTCGTGCACGGCTTGGGCGGGTCCGCCGGTGGTCATACCGGGACCGCCTCGCGATCCGCCGCGACCGGAGCGTCGACGTCGGCCGGAGCGTCGACGTCGGCCGGGGCGTCACCGTCGGCCGGGGCGGAGGCGGCCGGGGCGGAGGCGGCCGGGGCGGACATGGAGACCGGGCCGGAAAGGGAGGCCGGGGCGGGTATCGAAGCCGTAGCGGAAACCGGAGCCAAGGCGGGCGCGGGGGCCGGGGCCGGGTGCTCGATGTAGACCAGGTGCCGCGGCTCGTAGTCGGCCGACGTGGCCGGTTCCTCGTCGTCGGACATGTGGCGGGGTTCGTACATGGCGTTCTCCTCCAAGCGGCGCATGCCGGGCAGGAACAAAAATCCGATGGTGACGACCGCGCCCAGCACGCCGGCGCCGATCAGGGTGGGGCGTACGCCGATCCAGTGGGCGACCGGCGCGGCCAGGGCGTAGGACAGGGGCAGCAGCGCGGTCGAGACGAACCAGTCGACGCTGGAGACCCGGCCCAGCATGTGCTCGGGCACGAACCGCTGCTTGGTGGTCGCCCAGGCCACCGTTCCGGCCGCCTCCAGGCCGTTGACCAGCACGCAGGCCAGGGCGAGCTGCCACGTCCGGCTGGCCGCGCCGTAGCCCGCCACGGCCAGCGTGGCGACGGCCCAGACGCCGAACGTGTACGACATGAACCGCTTCGGGATGCCGATCCAGCCCACGGTGACGGCCGCCGCGATCGCGCCGATGCCGCCCGACGTGAGGATCAGGCTCAGCGCGGACGCGGTCAGGCCGAGCTCGTGCTTGACCACGTACGGAAGAAGCACTTCGGTCGGGCCCACGAACAGCAGGTAGGTGAACGTGGCCGACAGGAACGTGCCCCACAACCACACCTGGCTGCGGACGAAGCGGATGCCCGACTTCATCTCCTGCCAGATCGACTCGGCCGGCTCGTGGCTCGTCCCGGCCGCCGCCAGCGGCAGTTGCCGCATCAGCAGCAGGCACGCCACGGACAGCGCGAACGTGACCGCGTCGACGGCGAACGCCCAGCCCGAGCCGCCGACCGCGATCACCGCGCCGGCCAGCATCGGCCCGAAGATCTGCGCCCCGGCCGGGCGGACGAACTGGTCGAGCGAGTTCGCCGCCACCAGGTCCTCGGCCGGCACCAGCTTGGGCACGGTGGCGTCGAAGGCCGGGCCGAAGAAACCCGCCGCCGCGCCGTAGACCGCGGTCAGGGCGAGGATCTGCCACAGCGAGGTCAGCTGGCCGGTCAGGCTCAGCGTGGCCAGCACCGACATCACCGCGAGGCGGATCAGGTCGGAGCCCAGCATGACCTGGCGCGGGTCGAGCCGGTCGCTGATCACTCCGCCGAACAGCAGCGTCGCCACCTGCGGCAGGGAGAGGGCGACGCCCACCGCCGACATGGCCGCGGGCGTGCCGAACAGGTCGTAGACCTGCCACGCGAGGGCGACGAGGAGGACCCCGTCGCCCACCAGCGAGGCGCTCATCCCGGTCCACAGGAGCCGGAACTGGCGGTGCCGCAGCGGTGCCAGTGGACCGCGGAAGATCACTGCTCGACGCGGCGCAGCTTGCCCGCTGCGTGCAGCTCGGTGATCACGGCGTTGAGCTCGTCGAGCTCGGAGTCGTCGTTGGCCGCCGTCACCTGGGCCCGGAAGCCGACCTGGTCGCGGGGCACGAGCGGGTAGGCGGCCAGCGTGACGTAGATGCCGCGGTCCCACAGCAGCTTGCCGACGGCGTCGATGTCCTCACCCTCGGCCAGCGGCAGCTCGATCACCGGGGTGGTGCCGGTGTTCGGGGTGAAGACACCCAGGCCCCGTACGTGGTCCAGCACCTTCATCGTCTTGCGGTACAGGTCGGCGCGGATGTCGTCGCCGCGCTTCTCGTTGAGGTCGAGGCCGGCGTTGACGGTGGCCAGCGACGCGGTCGGGGCCGGGCCGGAGTACAGGTACGGCGGGGCCGACACCTTGAGGTGGTTCTTCAGCCAGGTCGGCAGGGCCAGGAAGGCCAGCAGCGACGAGTACGACTTG from the Paractinoplanes abujensis genome contains:
- a CDS encoding macrolide family glycosyltransferase, which produces MAHIAMVSIPFHGHVNPSAEIIRTLVARGHRVTYANDPRFAEHVAATGAHLKPYGSTLPTNDDDWNGDAIDQLTLFLDDAIAMLPQLRDLYAEDRPDLFLYDIAGAPARLLGERWGLPAVQLSPTYVAWDGYEQEMAPMLDGMRADPRGAAYYERFARWLAAEGSSTRDSLAFQGRPARGLVLIPRALQPNADRVDAGVFDFVGPVLGDRSARGTWTRPTAAGKVLLVSLGSAFTNHPDFYRRCVEAFGALPGWHTVLQIGDRVDPAHLGAVPASVEVRSWVPQLAILEQADAFLTHAGMGGCSEGLSCGVPMITAPQAADQFQNAEQLSTLGVARTIDLATVTPAELREHLLTLTADPAVRTRCAEIEAQVRAEGGAGRAADLIEEVVATAL
- a CDS encoding oxidoreductase gives rise to the protein MHTRRGDRGRAEGRISPKDLGLWNDEQRDALAPIVRFMRAQGAVAGTQLAHAGRKAGAWPEWGTGRTDGSIPLDEGGWETVAPSAVAFPGLRVPRELDQPGIDGIVGAFAAAARRAVDAGFELLEVHGAHGYPVHEFLSPLSNQRTDGYGGPLENRARLLLDIVDAIRHEVGESVVLAVRLSATDRVEGGVTSDETVQVASWLGEHGVDLVDVSTGGNAPATIPAGPGYQVPFATAIRAGSKLPAGAVGLITEARQAEHILLTEQADVVLVGREMLRDPNFPIHAARAAGFPTPPVPAPYRRGFR
- a CDS encoding MarR family winged helix-turn-helix transcriptional regulator — its product is MATSDDAVEVRAQGWRRLAALHGFIESALERELQAEHQLSVVEYTVLDALNRQDGWHMRMQQLARAAALSGSATTRLVNRLEDGACSGASCAPTTGVASTPS
- a CDS encoding nucleotidyltransferase domain-containing protein, yielding MVINSLGQAVVSACATYLEIADRHAPGLVEGLYLQGSIALGDYRAGVSDIDFVAVTSSTPDPGRVRAIHEQLRRHGRKPFFDGLYVSRDELRSDPATLPGGIAVHEWRVKTASPFERNLVTWHVLAQAGVAVRGPAVGQLDIYTDWQALAQATRHNLDEFWAPWATRAARSPAGLTAWGTTWGVLGVARLRHTLAAARITTKTEAAAYATATYDQRWHRIIQEALRIRVGGPPVYRNPLRRRADMLGFMREALRG
- a CDS encoding PadR family transcriptional regulator: MASMRRPSFLILSALAPAPLHGYAVIKEVARLSEDQVRLAAGTLYAALDRLTAEGLVEVDREETVDGRLRRYYRLTGQGIAALAAEAEQMRRDARMVTRQLSGARPAGAPRPA
- a CDS encoding nuclear transport factor 2 family protein — encoded protein: MTTGGPAQAVHDLSEAFAARDLDAALACFTPGDDVGYAGSELTETAAGRAALTALLGKVLRRPEAYSWKAGDVVVHDLGDHAYVFAEATGTAHPDGGVEENFPYRVSGLVEQVNGRWLWRHCQGGEPSA
- a CDS encoding MFS transporter; amino-acid sequence: MIFRGPLAPLRHRQFRLLWTGMSASLVGDGVLLVALAWQVYDLFGTPAAMSAVGVALSLPQVATLLFGGVISDRLDPRQVMLGSDLIRLAVMSVLATLSLTGQLTSLWQILALTAVYGAAAGFFGPAFDATVPKLVPAEDLVAANSLDQFVRPAGAQIFGPMLAGAVIAVGGSGWAFAVDAVTFALSVACLLLMRQLPLAAAGTSHEPAESIWQEMKSGIRFVRSQVWLWGTFLSATFTYLLFVGPTEVLLPYVVKHELGLTASALSLILTSGGIGAIAAAVTVGWIGIPKRFMSYTFGVWAVATLAVAGYGAASRTWQLALACVLVNGLEAAGTVAWATTKQRFVPEHMLGRVSSVDWFVSTALLPLSYALAAPVAHWIGVRPTLIGAGVLGAVVTIGFLFLPGMRRLEENAMYEPRHMSDDEEPATSADYEPRHLVYIEHPAPAPAPALAPVSATASIPAPASLSGPVSMSAPAASAPAASAPADGDAPADVDAPADVDAPVAADREAVPV